A genomic segment from Streptomyces sp. NBC_01233 encodes:
- a CDS encoding MFS transporter, protein MPAHTQEPGRSTPSPGYRSVFRTREFRPVFAAHLMSVLGVVVAEISLTVLVYRATGSPLMSALTFALGFLPYALGGTLLAGIADRHPARRVLVVCDLVCAVCATAMILPGTPVAVLLALRCAMAFVAPLFQGTRNASLADILGPGDTFVLGRSLLRMVAQSAQLVGFGLGGLLLTLLAPSGAIALTAAGFLGSALLLRLGTRSRPARTRTRTSPLAGMRAVLGRRRLRALTLLFWLPPVFIVVPEALLAPYADGIGAGPAVLGLLMCAMPVGTIVGELWAGSALTARTRSRIVAPLAAAGLLPLLLFAARPGAPLVLAALLLAGLAHAYTLGLDQWYVDAVPDELRGRAMTLLSTGLMTLQGVGMALAGLAAEFLPVHAVVTGSGILGTAVVLLLLAELRAAARQEEGLKDETPLAAK, encoded by the coding sequence ATGCCAGCCCACACCCAGGAGCCCGGGCGGTCCACGCCGTCGCCGGGCTACCGCTCCGTCTTCCGGACTCGCGAGTTCCGCCCCGTCTTCGCCGCGCACCTGATGTCCGTGCTCGGTGTCGTCGTCGCCGAGATCTCCCTCACCGTGCTCGTCTACCGTGCCACCGGCTCACCCCTGATGAGCGCGCTCACCTTCGCCCTGGGCTTCCTCCCTTACGCCCTCGGCGGGACCCTGCTCGCCGGGATCGCCGACCGCCACCCCGCCCGGCGGGTGCTCGTCGTGTGCGACCTGGTCTGCGCGGTCTGCGCGACGGCCATGATCCTGCCGGGCACCCCCGTCGCCGTGCTCCTCGCCCTGCGCTGCGCGATGGCCTTCGTGGCGCCGCTCTTCCAGGGCACGCGCAACGCCTCCCTCGCCGACATCCTCGGCCCCGGCGACACCTTCGTCCTGGGCCGCTCGCTGCTGCGCATGGTGGCCCAGAGCGCCCAGCTCGTCGGCTTCGGCCTCGGCGGGCTGCTGCTCACCCTGCTCGCGCCGAGCGGGGCCATCGCCCTCACCGCTGCCGGATTCCTCGGTTCCGCGCTGCTGCTGCGCCTCGGCACCCGCAGCCGGCCCGCCCGCACGAGGACCCGCACCTCCCCGCTCGCCGGGATGCGCGCCGTCCTCGGCCGGCGCCGGCTGCGCGCGCTCACCCTGCTGTTCTGGCTGCCGCCGGTCTTCATCGTCGTCCCCGAGGCGCTGCTCGCCCCGTACGCCGACGGCATCGGCGCCGGCCCCGCCGTCCTCGGGCTGCTGATGTGCGCGATGCCCGTCGGCACCATCGTCGGCGAACTCTGGGCCGGCTCCGCACTCACCGCCCGAACGCGATCGCGGATCGTGGCCCCGCTCGCCGCCGCCGGTCTGCTGCCGCTCCTCCTCTTCGCCGCCCGGCCGGGCGCGCCCCTCGTCCTGGCCGCGCTGCTGCTCGCCGGCCTCGCCCACGCCTACACCCTCGGGCTGGACCAGTGGTACGTCGACGCCGTGCCCGACGAGCTGCGCGGACGTGCGATGACCCTGCTCAGCACCGGCCTGATGACCCTCCAGGGGGTGGGCATGGCCCTGGCGGGCCTGGCCGCAGAATTCCTGCCGGTGCACGCGGTCGTCACCGGATCCGGGATCCTCGGCACGGCCGTCGTCCTGCTGCTCCTCGCCGAACTCCGGGCAGCCGCCCGCCAGGAGGAAGGACTGAAGGATGAGACGCCCCTCGCCGCGAAGTGA
- a CDS encoding glycoside hydrolase family 6 protein translates to MPPAAPSRRLQSALGLLLLLAATPACSGGPAPAPGSPAAPARAPAPVAADAESPYWVDPQSRAARQVAAWEAAGRNSDAQVLRRIADRPMALWGPGGDPGPEIRRAAAGARATGRTLLLAAHNIPYRDCGQHPAGGAANARAYRNWIGAFADGIGSTRALVVLEPGAVAHTVDGCTPADHHAERYRLLSEAVDRLKRNPNTKVYLDAGGPASVENPTDLVAPLAKAGLEHADGFAVNVSGFRPDAAARAYGAKISERTGNRHFVIDTGRSGAGPLPGDRARAWCNPPGRALGTPPTDRTGDPLVDAYLWIKRPGESDGTCRGGPTAGTWWPDYALGLARRARE, encoded by the coding sequence ATGCCCCCCGCCGCCCCCAGCCGCCGCCTCCAGTCCGCCCTCGGCCTCCTCCTGCTGCTCGCCGCCACCCCGGCCTGCTCGGGCGGGCCCGCACCCGCGCCGGGGAGCCCCGCCGCCCCGGCCCGGGCCCCTGCTCCCGTCGCGGCCGACGCCGAGTCCCCGTACTGGGTGGACCCGCAGAGCAGGGCCGCCCGGCAGGTCGCCGCCTGGGAGGCGGCCGGCCGCAACAGCGACGCACAGGTGCTGCGCAGGATCGCGGACCGGCCGATGGCCCTGTGGGGGCCGGGCGGCGACCCGGGCCCCGAGATCCGCCGGGCCGCGGCGGGCGCCCGGGCCACCGGGCGGACCCTGCTGCTCGCCGCGCACAACATCCCGTACCGCGACTGCGGGCAGCACCCGGCCGGCGGCGCCGCGAACGCCCGGGCGTACCGCAACTGGATCGGCGCCTTCGCCGACGGCATCGGGAGCACCCGGGCCCTGGTCGTCCTGGAGCCCGGCGCCGTCGCGCACACCGTCGACGGCTGCACTCCGGCCGACCACCACGCCGAGCGCTACCGGCTGCTCTCCGAGGCCGTCGACCGGCTCAAGCGGAACCCGAACACCAAGGTCTACCTGGACGCGGGCGGTCCGGCCTCGGTCGAGAACCCGACGGACCTCGTCGCGCCCCTCGCCAAGGCGGGCCTGGAACACGCGGACGGCTTCGCCGTCAACGTCTCCGGCTTCCGGCCCGACGCGGCCGCGCGGGCGTACGGCGCCAAGATCTCCGAACGGACCGGGAACAGACACTTCGTCATCGACACCGGCCGCAGCGGCGCCGGGCCACTGCCGGGCGACCGCGCCCGGGCCTGGTGCAACCCGCCGGGCCGCGCCCTCGGAACCCCGCCGACCGACCGCACGGGCGACCCGCTCGTCGACGCTTACCTGTGGATCAAGCGCCCCGGCGAATCCGACGGCACCTGCCGCGGCGGCCCGACGGCCGGCACCTGGTGGCCGGACTACGCCCTGGGTCTGGCCCGCCGCGCCCGCGAATGA
- a CDS encoding DUF7848 domain-containing protein encodes MTVRAVLRYVSYVMRRHPSAETTATARCLNPDCRWASAPTGNADVCTDMCIEHTGRTGHITFLREFSEVAVVERVQ; translated from the coding sequence ATGACCGTGCGAGCCGTGCTCCGATACGTCAGCTACGTCATGCGCCGCCACCCCTCGGCGGAGACCACGGCAACGGCACGGTGCCTGAACCCTGACTGCCGCTGGGCCTCCGCGCCGACCGGGAACGCGGACGTGTGCACTGACATGTGCATTGAGCACACGGGCCGCACGGGACACATCACCTTCCTCCGGGAGTTCTCGGAAGTCGCCGTGGTGGAGCGTGTCCAGTGA
- a CDS encoding DUF397 domain-containing protein encodes MHVIDGAGTVSPLYDEGISTMPQRPEFEFISAAACRDPRVNNCMEVATNVPGIVALRESAAPGVVIETTPEKWNTFVEAIRAGEYDLGA; translated from the coding sequence GTGCACGTGATCGACGGTGCGGGGACCGTCTCCCCGCTGTACGACGAAGGGATCAGCACCATGCCCCAGCGACCCGAATTCGAGTTCATCAGCGCGGCCGCCTGCCGTGACCCCCGCGTGAACAACTGCATGGAGGTGGCCACCAACGTGCCCGGCATCGTCGCCCTCCGCGAGAGCGCCGCCCCCGGCGTGGTCATCGAGACGACCCCCGAGAAGTGGAACACCTTCGTGGAGGCCATCCGCGCGGGAGAATACGACCTCGGAGCCTGA
- a CDS encoding ArsR/SmtB family transcription factor, producing MGLHHRFGHRDLLRCRFALSPAWETQEAVRTLGRPDRQGYHLPWLQRIRAAADGLDLRPLWLLMPRRGHSTDFISPPPGGPGVTFEEELALIRAADPAAAREDMRKALACTPGALDSEAGRALLADPARAVHDLADLLEQAWSVLIKPHWPRLRALLEADILFHTRRLAAGGLDSLFDGLHPDLRWDAASLTLTIERPGSHHERVLGGQGLLLMPSAFIWPGIAGGFDPPWQPTVVYPARGIGALWTPVREDTPAALARLLGPARADVLCALDEPSSTTALAHRLGLAPSTVSAHLGILHAAGLLISARHGHQVLYERTPLAIALATGDPTVS from the coding sequence ATGGGCCTGCACCATCGGTTCGGGCACCGGGACCTGCTGCGGTGCCGGTTCGCGCTGTCCCCCGCGTGGGAGACACAGGAGGCGGTCCGCACCCTGGGCCGCCCGGACCGGCAGGGCTACCACCTGCCCTGGCTGCAGCGGATCCGCGCCGCCGCCGACGGGCTGGACCTGCGGCCGCTGTGGCTTCTGATGCCGCGCCGGGGGCACAGTACGGACTTCATCAGCCCGCCGCCGGGCGGACCCGGCGTCACCTTCGAGGAGGAGCTCGCCCTGATCCGCGCGGCCGATCCGGCCGCAGCGCGCGAGGACATGCGCAAGGCCCTGGCCTGCACGCCGGGCGCGCTCGACAGCGAAGCGGGCCGGGCCCTGCTCGCCGATCCGGCGCGGGCGGTGCACGATCTGGCCGATCTGCTGGAGCAGGCCTGGAGCGTCCTGATCAAACCGCACTGGCCGCGGCTGCGGGCCCTGCTGGAAGCGGACATCCTCTTCCACACGCGCCGCCTCGCCGCCGGCGGGCTGGATTCGCTCTTCGACGGTCTGCACCCGGACCTCCGCTGGGACGCCGCCTCCCTCACCCTGACCATCGAGCGGCCCGGCAGTCACCACGAGCGCGTCCTGGGCGGCCAGGGCCTCCTCCTCATGCCGAGCGCCTTCATCTGGCCGGGTATCGCGGGCGGCTTCGACCCGCCCTGGCAGCCGACCGTGGTCTACCCGGCCCGCGGAATCGGCGCCCTGTGGACCCCCGTACGGGAGGACACCCCGGCCGCGCTCGCCCGCCTGCTCGGCCCGGCCCGGGCCGACGTGCTGTGCGCGTTGGACGAGCCGTCCTCCACGACGGCGCTGGCCCACCGGCTCGGCCTGGCCCCGTCCACGGTCTCGGCCCATCTGGGGATCCTGCACGCGGCGGGCCTGCTCATCTCCGCCCGCCACGGCCACCAGGTCCTCTACGAGCGCACGCCCCTGGCCATCGCCCTCGCGACCGGTGACCCCACGGTGTCGTAA
- a CDS encoding MarR family winged helix-turn-helix transcriptional regulator codes for MPKPLSLPFDPIARADELWQQRWGPVPSMAAITSIMRAHQILLGEVDAVVKPYGLTFARYEALVLLTFSKAGELPMSKIGERLMVHPTSVTNTVDRLVKSGLVDKRPNPNDGRGTLASITEKGREVVEAATKDLMAIDFGLGAYDAEECAEIFALLRPLRVAAADFDES; via the coding sequence GTGCCCAAGCCGCTCAGCCTTCCCTTCGACCCCATCGCCCGCGCCGACGAGCTCTGGCAGCAGCGCTGGGGGCCCGTGCCCTCGATGGCCGCGATCACCTCGATCATGCGCGCGCACCAGATCCTCCTCGGCGAGGTCGACGCGGTCGTCAAGCCCTACGGGCTGACCTTCGCGCGGTACGAGGCCCTGGTGCTGCTCACCTTCTCCAAGGCCGGGGAACTGCCGATGTCGAAGATCGGCGAGCGGCTGATGGTCCACCCGACGTCGGTGACGAACACCGTGGACCGGCTGGTGAAGTCCGGGCTCGTCGACAAGCGGCCCAACCCGAACGACGGCCGCGGCACCCTCGCCTCCATCACCGAGAAGGGCCGCGAGGTCGTCGAGGCGGCCACGAAGGACCTGATGGCGATCGACTTCGGCCTCGGCGCCTACGACGCCGAGGAGTGCGCGGAGATCTTCGCGCTGCTGCGCCCGCT
- a CDS encoding XRE family transcriptional regulator: protein MIWPEAVTTRVKVGNDRELVHSYPYRSACPSTVWTRLVNDTTKEMLLSGYTNYFFWTQVPDFAGIVRRKVEGGCRVRFLIGDPEGEITRQREMIEAAALTVSTRIRITLEHLNHLGPLEGLEARFSAESDAVNHVGLSVFRFDGDALVTAHLARVIGHDSPMLHLRRQGDGGMFDRFRDHAEELWERGVPVH from the coding sequence ATGATCTGGCCCGAGGCAGTGACCACCCGCGTCAAAGTCGGCAACGATCGGGAGCTGGTCCACTCCTACCCCTACCGGTCTGCCTGTCCCTCCACCGTCTGGACCCGACTGGTCAACGACACCACCAAGGAGATGCTCCTCAGCGGGTACACGAACTACTTTTTCTGGACCCAGGTCCCGGACTTCGCCGGCATCGTCCGCCGGAAGGTCGAAGGCGGGTGCCGCGTGCGGTTCCTGATCGGAGACCCAGAGGGGGAGATCACCCGCCAGCGCGAGATGATTGAAGCGGCTGCGCTCACGGTCTCCACGCGCATCCGGATCACCTTGGAGCACCTGAACCACCTTGGGCCCCTGGAAGGGCTGGAGGCGAGATTCAGCGCCGAGTCAGATGCCGTGAACCATGTGGGTCTGAGCGTCTTCCGGTTCGATGGTGACGCGTTGGTCACAGCCCATCTGGCCCGTGTCATCGGGCATGACTCGCCCATGCTCCATCTCAGGCGCCAGGGCGACGGCGGGATGTTCGACAGATTCCGGGACCACGCCGAAGAGCTGTGGGAGCGGGGAGTCCCGGTCCACTAG